The nucleotide window TTACTGGCAAACCCTGTATTGATTGAAGTAATGGTATTGCTACCTGACTATCCACCCAAGTCTTTTAAATACCAGGGAAAATTGCACACAGTAATTAAGGCTGACGGACCCGAACGTATTGAGCAGGAATGGTGGCTGCAGCAAGGCCAGTACCGCGATTATTATTGTATAGAAGATGAAACCGGCGCGCGTTACTGGATATTCAGGTTCGGACATTATGATGATATTCATCAGCCCCAATGGTTTATTCATGGCTTCTTTGCCTGAGCAATTAAAAAATAATGATGTTATCATATACCGACCTTCAGGTTACCAGTAATTTCAGTTTTTTAAGAGGCGCTTCGCACCCTGAAGAGCTGGTGCAGGAAGCAGCAGCTCTGGGTCATACCTGCATTGCCATCACCGATCATAATACTTTAGCAGGTATCGTACGGGCTCATGTGGAAGCAAAAAAAACAGGCATCCGGTTGATTATTGGTTGCCACCTGGTATTGCAGGACGGGCCGGATCTATTGGCCTACCCCACAGATAAAGAAGCTTATGCCCGGCTGTCTACGATGCTATCAGAAGGAAACCTGCGAACAGAGAAAGGGCAATGTCTTTTATATAAAAAAGATGTGTATAGACACAGCAAAGGACTTAAGTTTATTGCGGTCCCGCCCCATCAATTAAATAAGCATTTTGATTTTGATGATGATTTTAAAAAACATTTACGGGAGTATAGTCAGTCCCTGGGCAGTGACCTCTATTTGGCGATGACCCGCTCTTACCAGGCTTATGATGATAAGAAATTTTACCGCCTGGCACAATTGTCTAAAGATTGTAAAGTGCCATTGGTTGCCACCAATGATGTATACTTTCATAACCGGGAACGAAGAGAGCTACAGGATCTGCTGACCTGTACACGTGAAAAATGCACGATTCATAACGCAGGATACCGGCTTTGGCAAAATGCAGAGCGGCATTTAAAAACGCCCCAGGAAATGTATCGCCTGTTCCGGCATTATCCGGATGCCCTGGCGCGGATCCGGGAAATTACGGATGCCTGCCTGTTCTCGCTGAGCAGTCTGAAATATGTATATCCTGAAGAGATCACTACGGAAGGCCGTAGTCCGCAGGAAGAACTCGAAATGCTTGCCTGGCAGGGTGCAAGAGAAAAGTTCAACAATAAGATTCCCGACAAAGTAAAGAAAAGCCTGGATTTCGAGCTGGACTTTATGAAGCGAAAAAATTATGCTTCTTATTTTTTAACGGTGTATGATTTTGTTCGTTTTGCCAGAAGCCAAAACATTCTTTGCCAGGGACGTGGTTCTGCGGCCAACTCCGTGGTATGCTATTGCCTGGGCATTACTTCGGTTGACCCCAAAGAATTTGATTTGCTCTTCGCAAGATTTATGTCAGACGCGCGGGATGAGCCGCCGGATATTGATGTTGATTTTGAGCATGAACGCCGCGAGGAAGTGATACAGTATATCTACAACAAATATGGCAGGCACCGGGCAGGCATTGTGGCTACAGTAACCGAAGTGCATGATAAAGGAGCTGTGCGTGATGTAGCCAAAGCCATGGGACTATCGGCCGATGCGGTAGATCGCCTGGCTAAATCGATGTGGGAGCTTACTCCCGAATGGCGACAAGGCACTGCTATTTCTTCGGAAGGTTTTAACCCTGCCGATCAGCACCTGCAAAAAATACTGGCCCTTACAGAAGAATATGTAGGTTTTCCGCGGCAGCTGGGCCAACATACCGGCGGTTTTGTGATCACACAGGGAAACCTCGCGGAGTTATGCCCTATCCTGAATGCCCGTATGGAAAACCGTACCTGTATTGAATGGAATAAGGATGATATTGAAGCACTGGGTTTTTTAAAGGTAGATGTGCTGGCCCTGGGTATGCTTACCTGTATCCGTAAAGCGTTCGACCTGGCTAAAGACCATCATGGTGAACAATTCACACTGGCCAATATTCCACCTGACGACAAGCCTGTTTATGATATGATCTGCAATGCAGATACTATTGGAGTGTTCCAGATCGAAAGCCGGGCGCAAATGAGCATGCTGCCCCGGTTACGTCCGGAAAAATTCTATGACCTCGTAATAGAAGTAGCCATTGTAAGACCCGGACCTATACAGGGTGATATGGTACATCCTTATTTAAAAAGAAGACAAAATCCTAGCCTGGTAGAATATCCTTCCCAGGAATTGAAAAACATTTTACAGCGAACATTAGGTGTGCCATTATTCCAGGAGCAGGCCATGGAGATCGCCATTGTTGCAGCCGAGTTCACCCCTGCACAAGCCGATGGCTTAAGGCGCAGCATGGCTACTTTTAAAGCCAAGGGAAAAGTAAGCGATTATGAAAAAATGTTGATCGAGGGAATGGTGAAGAAGGATTATACAGAAGAGTTTGCCCGTCGTATATTCAGGCAACTGGAAGGATTCGGAAGTTATGGATTCCCTGAAAGTCATGCAGTCAGCTTTGCTTTACTGGTATATGTTTCTGCCTGGCTAAAATGCCATTACCCCGATGTATTTGCCTGTGCCTTGCTCAACAGTTTGCCCATGGGATTTTATCAGCCCGCCCAGATCGTGATCGATGCCCAAAAGCATGGTGTTCGGGTAAAGCCCGTGGATATTAATTATTCTGACTGGAACCATACTCTTGAAGATAAAGCTGGCAAATTCTGCGTGCTGCGCCTGGGATTCAGACAGGTAAAGGGTTTGAACCTGGAAGAAATGGAAATGCTGATCAAAGCCCGTGAGCCAGTTATTACCACTATTATTGAATTGAAAAATGCGGGGCTCAGTGTATCTGCATTAGAAAAACTGGCCGATGCCGATGCTTTCAGAAGCCTGGGCCTGGACAGAAGACAGGCGTTGT belongs to Niabella yanshanensis and includes:
- a CDS encoding error-prone DNA polymerase, which translates into the protein MMLSYTDLQVTSNFSFLRGASHPEELVQEAAALGHTCIAITDHNTLAGIVRAHVEAKKTGIRLIIGCHLVLQDGPDLLAYPTDKEAYARLSTMLSEGNLRTEKGQCLLYKKDVYRHSKGLKFIAVPPHQLNKHFDFDDDFKKHLREYSQSLGSDLYLAMTRSYQAYDDKKFYRLAQLSKDCKVPLVATNDVYFHNRERRELQDLLTCTREKCTIHNAGYRLWQNAERHLKTPQEMYRLFRHYPDALARIREITDACLFSLSSLKYVYPEEITTEGRSPQEELEMLAWQGAREKFNNKIPDKVKKSLDFELDFMKRKNYASYFLTVYDFVRFARSQNILCQGRGSAANSVVCYCLGITSVDPKEFDLLFARFMSDARDEPPDIDVDFEHERREEVIQYIYNKYGRHRAGIVATVTEVHDKGAVRDVAKAMGLSADAVDRLAKSMWELTPEWRQGTAISSEGFNPADQHLQKILALTEEYVGFPRQLGQHTGGFVITQGNLAELCPILNARMENRTCIEWNKDDIEALGFLKVDVLALGMLTCIRKAFDLAKDHHGEQFTLANIPPDDKPVYDMICNADTIGVFQIESRAQMSMLPRLRPEKFYDLVIEVAIVRPGPIQGDMVHPYLKRRQNPSLVEYPSQELKNILQRTLGVPLFQEQAMEIAIVAAEFTPAQADGLRRSMATFKAKGKVSDYEKMLIEGMVKKDYTEEFARRIFRQLEGFGSYGFPESHAVSFALLVYVSAWLKCHYPDVFACALLNSLPMGFYQPAQIVIDAQKHGVRVKPVDINYSDWNHTLEDKAGKFCVLRLGFRQVKGLNLEEMEMLIKAREPVITTIIELKNAGLSVSALEKLADADAFRSLGLDRRQALWEVSSLSDSATGMFKGQSFVDPKEQAVQLPLMALPEHVMQDYSVTGLSVKAHPVSFLRDQLSALRIVSTSQLNTMENGAAVQVAGLVLVRQRPGTASGICFITIEDETGTANLVVFQQVFDQFRKEILRSKLLMVSGTVQREGQVIHLVAGSFYNLSGLFTNLVLPRLEGRNLLGPYGHESNKNTNETQAATNVFHEGRNFK